In Ananas comosus cultivar F153 linkage group 7, ASM154086v1, whole genome shotgun sequence, the sequence GAATGGGCAATGtaaataaagtttaaaactGAAAATTGTTAACATATTTATGCCCCGAAAGTTTCACAGTTCCGTGACTATACGGACTAGTAATCAGGGGGTTTTGCATGAATCAAAACTGTATGCTCTTGTCATACATTTTCCAAAACTTAGATCCATTAATTGTGTACTTTGCAACACTGACAAATTATTGGCTGTGAATTTCAAAAgtattacaaataataaaaataaaaaataataataataataataatgcaatgAGTGTTGTTCAATcaatatatgaagttttttctCAACTTTCTAATTGAATGTTGCCTCCTAAATTTCGACACTTACGTATATGTTGAGAACGAAGAATGTGTTGAAAGTTAACTTTATATTCACAGATTCTAAAAATGAGATATTGACCTCCAAAAACAGGCCTCTccgaagggaaaaaaaataaaaaaaaaaatcaaaaagaaggaagagttgataagaaaaataaggTATTATTATAAGTCTGGAGGATGGTAGctttttatatttaagtatGAGCATATGCTAAAGTTCCCTAACTTATAAACTCCTAATTAATATGCTCTGTGCTTTTGGTTTAATTCCCATGCGTATTcttctataaaaatattataatgcaTGCTTCAAGTCAACTGAAAGGGTTCaaagtgaagaaaaagaaaatgtatagtAAGAGGAAATGAAATTGACTTATGAGGGATTGGCATTACATAAGGCAGTACTATCTATAATCGattaataaaaatgataaataattcatTATCTATATTTTCTGAATGTTCTTAGCATATGCTAAAATTGATGTAAGTACTTCCCCAACTATCCTGGATTCCTTTTGATCAATCCCCAGATAACTTATATAAAATCtttcatttaaatttcaaaaattaaaaaagaaagaaacatttGGAATATTCAGTAGGTATTGTTTCATATGTTGCGTATGATCACGTACGACTCAATATTTTCAAATCGAAGCTGATTAGAATCACGACTAAATCGTCGAAATAATTTGAATCAACACGCTAAAGTGGAGACCACTCAAAGTCGACGACGATACCTTGGGAGCAAACaaaggtaaaaaagaaaaaaagaaaaaaagaaagaaagaagaggtGCACTCTTCTTTCTTGAGGCCTCTTTGTCCGGCGTTGACTTTGGCACAAATAAAGATCTCTAGCTCTCAGTCGATTCCCTGCCCAACTCTCCTTACGTGTGCTCtcaaatgctatatatatatatatatatatatatatatatatatatattcccatTCTTCACGGCAATGATGTGATCGGACGGCTGGAGATCGTTCTCCCGTACAATCAGAATGGGCCCGCCATGTTGACCACAGCCCACGGCCGTGACTCTGACGCCACAGCATTATTGAGAGCCCAACTTGGCGTGCCAACTCCTCcttttccccttctctttcaagtattatatatataaatatatgcagttaaatttgttaaattgaTTTTAAGCTCTTACTCTGATTTCCTATAGAATAAAactatttttgttttctaaattttggGTCAAAACAAACACACTCTAATCTTTTAATAAGTAGTAGATGAGAGCGTTATGTATGGTAAATCTATTGGTTCCATTGGCCTGAGTGCAGAACTGTCATTCTTCcatttaagtaaattttttcgGTTCAGATGTTGCtgtcaccattttttttttttttttttctgcacgTGAATACAACAAGCAATACTATTTGTTGAACTGCGatctaattaaaatttcagtgaGATCACAATTATGGCGTGACTTATTCCGATGACTTTATCCTGGCTTATCATTATTCTCGATCTCAGCCAACAGCAAAATTTATACAAGTTTTGTAGGTGTGAGTAGCGGCATCGGTGACTCAATGCCGCCGCCTCCGTATGATGCTGTGCCACCGTGTTTGAATGATCTGCTGCAGGATATTTCGTTCTCACATGGctcatttaactttttttatgaTGTGTTCGTACAATTTATTTGCACGAACAATACAATCTGACACACCTATAATAACGTAAATGTATTAAAACTCATTCACTAAtcttatcaataatattttttattttttattttttttttttgtttacgtGCACAACAAATTTGTGGCCAGTGAAATTGATCACGATGGGTTCAACTCTACCGTGTCAATTAATCAtaaattctttctttttgaataGGATTTTACCCAAACATTTTTTGAAAAGATATTCATATTGTACAGGAAAAttgtataataataatgtgcTAATTGTCACTAAGGGGGAATAAGTAACCAATGGGAACAAATATTTAGAATAGCTCGTTATTCCCGCCGAATATTCCAATCCGAGacaccctttctctctctctctatacatattaACAAACACCATTATAAATAGTGAATAATCAAAGCGGGAGATCGAAACAGACCCTTTTAGGGGCGAAGAGAGATCGCGCGGAATAGGAGCGAATTTGGTGAGAAAAGGAGAGCGAGGAGGCTCGGGCAATGGCTTCTCCCTGTAAGCATTAGTCCCTTTCCCTTCTCAAAATTCTCCAATTCGATCTACGTTTTGAGGGTTTGATGTCTTATTTCGACGCATTAGCTCAATTCTTATGTTGGGGTTTTTTCTCCCACTCTTTTTTGGGGTAAATTTGAGATGGCCATTGGGTTTTATATATGAATCGTTGCATTTACCTGGAAGAAAACAAAGATTTGATTTTTATGAGATTCtcactgttttttttcttctaacatGCTTATGAATCACTAAAGCCTGcttataaatttgattagatTCACTATATTATTCTTAGGGAATAGGGAAAAAAGGCAACTTTGTGGGTTTGGTTGAGTAATTTAATTCGTTGTTCTTCCTATAGTTTTAGTATCGGGTGATTTATGTGGATTTTGGTATCTTGGGCAGGGTATATACCTATGATTCTTCTGTTACTGTGTGATGGAATAAGAGGGAGAACATTGTACCCACTTCCGAGTAAGCTGGAGAATAAAGAGAAGAGGCCCTTGCAAACATACAGGCCATACAACATTGCTCACAGGGGTTCAAATGGAGAAATCCCTGAAGAAACTGCTGCCGCTTACTTGGTAAATTGagcccttttcttttttcactgccttattatgtatatatcatCTATAATTTGGAGATATGTTGAGTTTGTCATAAAGCCGAAGGATGTTGGTTTGATGTACTCGATCCTTTTTTGTTCAAAataatcttttcttcttcttcttctttttgagaAAGGCAATAAGCTGGCTTTGCTGTTATCTAAGAAAGTAAACTTTTGAAAGTACAAACCGGATTGTCGATCTCCACCAATGCTTTATTGAGTTGAACTATAGCTGAAGAGAGAATTCATAAACTCAGAAGCTGATAGTTTGTTGAGTAGATCATGCTTTGAGTGGATACAGAACCCACGTAAACGTAACAAGCTCTCTCGGTTTGCTTTCTTCTTTTACTTAGTCTGAGCTTTTCAAAGACTCTTAAGTGTCGCAACATGAAAATTTACTGTTGCAACTCATCAATGGGTGGCTGCGCTGCTAGGATTATTTGTCCACATTGAAACCAAATTCATCTTGCAACATTTCACTATCTTGTGGTATTTCATCTCGCATTAAGTTTtggcaaattttaaattcaagtaaTACTTTATTTTGGCTCTTGCAGAGGGCTATTAAAGAAGGTGCCGACTTTATAGAAACTGATATCCTTGCGACCAAGGATGGTAAATTGATATGCTTTCATGATGTAACACTTGATGATACAACAGACATTGCTAATCATACTGAGTTTGCTGATCGTAAAAGAACCTACGAAGTCCAAGGGGAAAATATTACTGGATGGTTTGTAGGTGTGAACACCCTCATTTTGTCTTTCTTGTCAGAATATGCATGCTACCTCAGTTAATAATGTAAAAGGTTAACCCAGTAAGTTGTTCTGCAGATTATTTATGTTTTACATTCTAGGTCAGAtgatttctattatttttagttCAGAATATGAGTGATGTGGCTTAGTAGCAAGCTTGGATATTGGTTTTTAGTGAggtagctttttatttttattttttttatttaacttagAAGTGCCAATTCAAAGTACTATAGTTTGTTAATCATTTAAGGAAGCATGAGAGTCCACTCCAGTATGCATGGCAGCTGATACTTCGTCATAAATCATTCCAGAAGTTGCTGATAATTACATTGTTATATAGCTATGTTGGtcttatttcaaattttgctCTACCAATTATAGGAGCTTATTGTGAATTACTTGTCAATATCATGATTCCGAGCTttggaaggagaagaagcattAAGTGTTGAAGCCTTTTCCCTTGATTATACAAAATAGTGATattctgaattttatttgtgTACAGTGGACTTCACTCTTAAAGAACTTCTGACATTGAGGGTGAAGCAACGATATAGCTTCAGAGATCAACAGTACAATTGTATGTTTCTTGTTTTGGTGAATTTTGAACCTATTTGATtctttcataattatttttcatataatttagtgAAATTCTTTATTTTCCTAAGATTTATTGGTGTTATTTTAACACGATGTATGTATATGTTGAAGGCTCTCGTTTTTTGTGTAAAAGATAACTTATTTGATGTATCAGCCATGTAATGGCTTAAAGTTTGTGGTTGTCTTCCCGATGGAAGTtgccttttattttattgttgtgCTAGAAGCATAAACTTTTGCTATTGACAAACATATAActcaattttgtttttgttacaTGAGCTAAAATATGACAACATTCTAACCTGCAGGGAAGTTCACAATTATCACATTTGAGGAGTATATTTCAATTGCCCTAGATGCGGACAGAATTGTTGGAATATACCCTGAGATAAAAAATCCAGTTTTTATCAATCAGCATGTAAGTCTTTTTGTCTGAGTATGAGTCCATCATTCTGAATACTTATCTAAGATACAATCTGGATTATTCTATTGCAATGGGGCTATAGGTAAATAAGGAGATATGTTGCCATATCTTGATTTGATTAAGTAATCATTCTTTTATGAATTATGCTGGCACTTGTAAGAAAGTAATTCAACTTTGGTGCCCTTGTCTTGTAACTATAATTTTCAgttccttttttctcttttcagttCAGTATCATATACAATTTTCTTTCATTCCTCAAATTCTGAGGATGAATATTCTACTTGTGGCAGGTCAAGTGGGCTGATGGAAAGAAGTTTGAGGACAAGTTTGTGGCGATGTTGCTGAAATACGGGTATAAAGGTGAATATTTGTCAAAGGATTGGTTAAAGCAACCAGTATTCATACAGTCCTTTGCTCCAACTTCCCTGATATATGCATCGAACATGACAAATTCCCCAAAGATTTTTCTGATTGATGATGTCACAATTCCAACTCAAGACACCAATCAGGTCcagctttttttctttcttcctttcttacTCATAATATAAGTCTGATATCCGTTTCTTTTCTTCTGTATGAATAGCCATTGAATGTACTATCCTTGTTGTAAGAGAATCTGTTCACTAAAATGCACTTATGGTTCATTTGTTTGATGTGCAGTCATACTGGGAAATTACTTCAAATAGTTATCTTCAATATATAAGAAACTATGTGCTTGGAATTGGACCATGGAAGGACACCATTGTTCCGCCGGTGAACAATTACTTGACTACTCCCACTGATCTTGTTGCAAAAGCACATGCTCATGATCTTCAGGTGTGCTCATCTTGAGCATAAACTCGGTCGATACTTGTAATTCTCAAGGGTTGATACTCACCTTATCATAAAATGGTGATCGCAGGTACATCCATATACATACAGGAACGAGAACCAATTCTTGCACTTCAACTTTAGTCAGGACCCGTATGCTGAATATGACTACTGGATAACCAAGATGGGGGTTGATGGCTTATTCACCGATTTCACTGGGAGCCTGCATCATTATCAGGAGTGGACAGATGCTACAAAGAACCAAAAACGCGCAGAGGGAGTATTGCGTAAGATCGCCCACTTGGTCTCCTCTTATGAGAGAGACTTGAGTTTTTTTTAGTTGATTGAATTGTCTGTGCTCCTCAATTGCATAATGACATTGTATAAACTTCCAATAAAGTTATATGCTGCTGAGTCATTAGTTTGTCGTGTCTATGTGTATGTGCTATTTTCACttcaatataataaattttgtgGTTGTGGTGTTCTTAGTTTCTTCATCATCTTTCGTTGTACGAGGCTGGCATTGATTGGTTTGGTTTAGTTGTGTGTTCGAAGGGCTTGCTGCACATGCAGTTGGAGAACAACGAGTACAAGGATTAGAGGGCCGTAAATATTGGGCAGGCTTAGCTTTTGGAAGGGCATATTGAGAGAAGGAATGCATTTGTTGGGTTCTTTACAAAACATTCGACCTTGGTACCTTTATGGTTGCTTATTTTTTCACTTACATGAGAGAGAACAGTAGAATTATATGTAGAACATGAGCTCCAGACCTGAGGATGTCCCCTTCAAATTCTCTACTAAAAGTGTATGTAGAATAGATTCTATACAAAGGCCTGTGCGTATTCAACAGCTTGCTTTTGTGGGACCAGCAAACCTTTTCTTGAAGaatttaagaaaatatactTCTGCATTCTCCAATCTCCATTCACAAACCAAAAATTTGACTTGTCAAACACATTGATGCGAACAGAGACAAACCTACAATGAACCCAGCACACGATCTACCCTTGCACGACACGAGCAGTTCTCTCCCCGCCAACAGTGGGGGGATAGGATGAAGGCGTGGAGCTCAGCCATGAGGAAAGAGAAACAGGTATACCTCGAGTTACTAGCCATAACAGATAGAAATGGCCATTTAGATGCTTCAATGATAGATTGGAGTGATGGTGAACATGGTTGCATGGTATTTTGAATTGAGCAAAACTACTATTGGTGGTACTATCAACTTACTAATCCTTAGATCAAAACTAAAACATCCACCAAATAGTAAAACCTAAGCCTCTGAgggataaaaaaatagatagtaaatATTTTTCCTCAACTACAAGTAGTATTCTCGCCCCACCAGTATTTATGCATACTCAAGTTTCTTGATTGTGCACGACAACACGGCAAGCAGAGTTGGCATGAGCCGCTCAGGAACAAGAGGGTCTAAATCTTACATTTCAACACATGGGAATAGGGAATTGACAaaatacatttttatctttttttctctaggTGATTCAAACTGGATGAACAGCTGATGGTA encodes:
- the LOC109712676 gene encoding glycerophosphodiester phosphodiesterase GDPD6 — its product is MASPWYIPMILLLLCDGIRGRTLYPLPSKLENKEKRPLQTYRPYNIAHRGSNGEIPEETAAAYLRAIKEGADFIETDILATKDGKLICFHDVTLDDTTDIANHTEFADRKRTYEVQGENITGWFVVDFTLKELLTLRVKQRYSFRDQQYNWKFTIITFEEYISIALDADRIVGIYPEIKNPVFINQHVKWADGKKFEDKFVAMLLKYGYKGEYLSKDWLKQPVFIQSFAPTSLIYASNMTNSPKIFLIDDVTIPTQDTNQSYWEITSNSYLQYIRNYVLGIGPWKDTIVPPVNNYLTTPTDLVAKAHAHDLQVHPYTYRNENQFLHFNFSQDPYAEYDYWITKMGVDGLFTDFTGSLHHYQEWTDATKNQKRAEGVLRKIAHLVSSYERDLSFF